From one Merismopedia glauca CCAP 1448/3 genomic stretch:
- a CDS encoding sigma-70 family RNA polymerase sigma factor yields the protein MLSNQTDAELFQALCLGDLSALGKLYDGYGEIVYRMALRMLGNPQEAEDLTQDVFLTLWRNRSYDSKRGSMQVFLTTMTRSKAIDRHRQKRSHLNVLQKWGHNQPLENSTNLMDKISLKEISQRVSEAMSELPDNQRQVLEMAYFEGMSQSEISAGLNLPLGTVKTNKRQGLLRLRQMLQDLVE from the coding sequence ATGTTATCCAATCAAACGGATGCAGAGTTATTTCAAGCCCTCTGTTTAGGCGATCTATCCGCTTTGGGCAAACTTTATGATGGTTATGGAGAGATAGTTTACCGCATGGCTTTACGGATGTTAGGTAATCCACAGGAAGCCGAAGATCTGACTCAGGATGTCTTTCTGACTTTGTGGCGCAATCGCAGCTACGACTCTAAGCGAGGTTCGATGCAAGTTTTCCTGACTACCATGACTCGTTCTAAAGCTATAGATCGCCATCGGCAAAAGCGATCGCATCTCAATGTACTGCAAAAATGGGGTCACAATCAACCTCTGGAAAATTCAACTAATTTGATGGACAAGATTTCCTTAAAAGAGATTTCCCAACGTGTATCTGAAGCTATGTCTGAACTACCAGACAATCAAAGACAAGTTTTAGAGATGGCTTATTTTGAGGGTATGAGTCAATCAGAAATCTCAGCAGGCTTAAATTTGCCATTAGGGACGGTTAAAACTAATAAACGCCAAGGTTTACTCAGGCTCAGACAAATGCTGCAAGATTTAGTGGAATAA
- a CDS encoding type IV pilin-like G/H family protein produces the protein MYARIPLTIGAIASLICISATPSISQTLEEKLLGTWESELAFERYILVFTSPNNLFILNAAGSKSEYHGLEYRYKINRKAKPTQLDIIIDGIRSTDKLSTILEIDRNGTLKIQLEGVKPNQERPKIFTDNATTFAKISGSTSLPPKAFIYNGKPQPQTARGKESEARLLIDFINRAQIFHRSQTTIFVNNTEYPIKRTRFTNKFDALALGTLSGKSRAQTNNYAYRLFGGKDRAFATATAKVKGLKSYVGATFLYVNVEGKSVMSSIVCETEKPTKIPPKFPKLVGGSDSIKCPLGSQLLK, from the coding sequence ATGTACGCTAGAATCCCTTTGACAATTGGTGCAATAGCTTCTCTTATTTGTATTTCAGCTACTCCCAGTATTTCTCAAACATTAGAAGAAAAATTATTGGGAACATGGGAGAGTGAATTGGCATTTGAGAGATATATATTAGTTTTTACTTCCCCAAATAATCTATTCATACTAAATGCAGCAGGCTCGAAATCAGAATATCATGGGTTGGAGTATCGTTATAAAATAAATCGCAAAGCTAAGCCGACACAACTAGATATTATTATTGACGGTATTAGATCGACAGACAAGCTTTCGACCATACTAGAAATAGACAGAAATGGTACTCTAAAAATTCAATTGGAAGGTGTCAAACCCAATCAAGAGCGTCCTAAAATTTTTACTGACAATGCTACAACTTTTGCTAAGATATCTGGCTCGACTTCACTACCTCCCAAAGCTTTTATCTATAACGGTAAACCCCAACCGCAAACAGCGAGAGGTAAAGAGAGCGAAGCCAGGTTGTTAATTGATTTTATCAACAGAGCGCAAATATTTCACCGTTCTCAAACAACTATATTCGTTAATAATACAGAATATCCCATCAAAAGAACTAGATTTACCAATAAATTTGATGCTCTAGCATTAGGCACTCTATCAGGAAAAAGTAGAGCACAAACCAACAATTATGCATACAGATTATTTGGTGGAAAAGATAGGGCTTTTGCTACTGCTACGGCGAAAGTTAAGGGTTTAAAAAGTTATGTAGGTGCAACTTTTCTATACGTTAATGTAGAAGGTAAATCTGTGATGTCGAGTATAGTTTGTGAGACAGAAAAACCCACAAAAATTCCGCCTAAGTTTCCCAAGCTTGTAGGGGGAAGTGACTCTATTAAATGCCCGTTAGGTTCTCAGCTACTAAAATAA
- the cysH gene encoding phosphoadenosine phosphosulfate reductase has translation MPTLPMMRVGKSCLKIFASDLREDPSQGKIDVVQDAEFLDLIAPMTQAAQSPVQLSNLNLNALNKRFDKASPREILSWCVENIPTGFVQTSAFNVDDMVITDILYRDLQPNPPVPVLFLDTLHHFPESLELVSKAKAVYGLDLHTFKVPDVNSEEEFAAKYGEALWDTDVAQFHHLTKIEPLVRGLTELKAVAWITGRRRDQAVTRADMPVFEFDANGRMKVNPLASWTRKESWAYVYEHDTMYNPLHDEGYPSIGDRPLTTKVGEGEDERAGRWRGSEKTECGIHI, from the coding sequence TTGCCTACCCTACCTATGATGCGTGTGGGTAAGTCCTGTTTAAAGATTTTCGCCTCTGATTTACGGGAAGATCCATCGCAAGGTAAAATAGATGTAGTTCAAGATGCAGAATTTTTAGATTTAATAGCGCCAATGACCCAAGCTGCACAATCGCCAGTCCAACTGTCTAACTTAAATTTGAATGCATTGAACAAAAGGTTCGATAAAGCCTCGCCAAGAGAGATTTTATCTTGGTGTGTTGAAAATATCCCCACAGGCTTCGTACAAACCAGTGCATTCAATGTGGATGATATGGTCATTACCGATATTCTCTACCGAGACTTACAACCTAATCCTCCCGTACCGGTTTTGTTTCTCGATACTTTACACCATTTCCCTGAAAGTTTGGAATTGGTCAGTAAAGCTAAGGCTGTGTATGGCTTAGATTTGCATACATTCAAAGTCCCTGATGTCAACTCAGAAGAAGAATTTGCAGCCAAGTATGGTGAAGCTTTGTGGGATACAGATGTCGCCCAATTTCATCATTTAACTAAAATTGAGCCTTTAGTTAGAGGATTAACGGAACTCAAGGCAGTAGCTTGGATTACTGGTCGTCGTCGCGATCAAGCGGTGACACGGGCTGATATGCCAGTATTTGAATTTGATGCTAATGGGAGAATGAAGGTTAATCCCTTAGCTAGTTGGACTCGTAAAGAAAGCTGGGCTTACGTCTACGAACACGATACCATGTATAATCCCTTGCACGATGAGGGTTATCCTAGTATCGGCGATCGCCCTTTAACCACTAAAGTTGGCGAAGGTGAAGACGAACGCGCTGGTCGTTGGCGGGGTAGCGAAAAAACTGAGTGTGGGATTCATATTTAA
- a CDS encoding anthranilate synthase component I family protein produces MIFPDFSQFSQLAQTGNFIPVYQEWVADLDTPVSAWYKVCASQPYSFLLESVEGGENLARYSFLGCNPLWILSARGNTTTQTHRDGRVETFEGDPFATLAQCLAPYHPVKLPQLPSGIGGLFGFWGYELINWIEPRVPIHPLTEGDLPDGLWMQVDNLLIFDQVKRKIWAIAYADLQAVGGDVKQAYELACDRVSQLVRKLQLPLDGADVFLEWTPPKPSLKVETALPENYTSNTSRDRFCDNVNRAKQYIKAGDIFQVVISQKLSTTYTGDPFSLYRSLRLINPSPYMAYFNFKDWQLIGSSPEVMVKAELTPENSLKAIVRPIAGTRRRGQNLPEDTALAEDLLQDPKEVAEHIMLVDLGRNDLGRVCQSGTVKVDELMLIERYSHVMHIVSNVVGILAKNKTAWDLLKACFPAGTVSGAPKIRAMEIIYELENSRRGPYSGVYGYYDFEGQLNSAITIRTMIVRPQSDRKHLVTVQAGAGLVADSIPETEYQETLNKAKGLLEAIRCLPQR; encoded by the coding sequence ATGATTTTCCCTGACTTCTCCCAATTCAGCCAATTAGCACAAACTGGTAACTTCATCCCCGTCTATCAAGAATGGGTTGCAGACCTTGATACACCTGTTTCTGCATGGTATAAAGTATGTGCCAGTCAACCCTACAGCTTTTTGCTCGAATCTGTGGAAGGGGGAGAAAATTTAGCTAGATACAGCTTTTTAGGTTGCAATCCCTTGTGGATTTTGTCAGCGAGGGGAAATACCACTACCCAAACTCACCGCGATGGTAGAGTGGAAACCTTTGAGGGCGATCCTTTTGCTACCTTAGCCCAATGTTTAGCCCCTTATCACCCCGTCAAACTCCCCCAACTCCCATCAGGAATCGGTGGTTTATTTGGGTTTTGGGGTTATGAATTAATCAATTGGATTGAACCTCGCGTTCCCATTCATCCTCTAACTGAAGGTGATTTACCTGATGGCTTGTGGATGCAAGTGGATAATTTGCTAATTTTTGACCAAGTAAAGCGAAAAATCTGGGCTATAGCCTATGCAGATTTGCAAGCTGTTGGTGGAGACGTGAAACAGGCTTATGAATTGGCGTGTGATCGCGTTTCGCAATTAGTTCGCAAACTCCAATTACCCCTCGATGGTGCAGATGTCTTTCTAGAATGGACACCTCCCAAACCATCTTTAAAAGTTGAAACTGCACTCCCAGAAAATTATACCAGTAACACGTCTCGCGATCGCTTTTGCGATAACGTCAATCGAGCCAAACAATATATCAAAGCTGGAGATATCTTCCAAGTAGTTATTTCTCAAAAACTTTCAACTACATATACAGGCGATCCGTTTTCTTTATATCGTTCCTTGCGCCTGATCAATCCTTCACCTTATATGGCTTATTTTAACTTCAAAGACTGGCAATTAATTGGTTCTAGTCCAGAAGTAATGGTCAAAGCAGAATTGACTCCAGAAAATAGTTTAAAAGCCATAGTTAGACCAATTGCTGGAACTCGTCGTCGGGGACAAAACCTGCCAGAAGATACCGCATTAGCTGAGGATTTATTGCAAGATCCTAAAGAAGTTGCCGAACACATCATGTTAGTAGATTTAGGGCGCAACGATTTGGGTAGAGTTTGTCAAAGTGGAACGGTAAAAGTCGACGAATTAATGTTAATTGAAAGATATTCTCACGTCATGCATATTGTTAGTAATGTCGTCGGAATATTAGCTAAAAATAAAACAGCTTGGGATTTACTCAAAGCCTGTTTTCCGGCGGGAACAGTTAGTGGCGCGCCCAAAATTCGAGCGATGGAAATTATTTATGAATTAGAAAACAGTCGGCGCGGTCCTTATTCTGGAGTTTATGGCTACTATGATTTTGAAGGACAATTGAACAGTGCGATTACAATTCGCACTATGATTGTGCGTCCTCAATCCGATAGAAAACACCTAGTTACAGTCCAAGCTGGTGCAGGTTTAGTCGCCGATTCTATCCCCGAAACCGAATATCAAGAAACTCTAAATAAAGCAAAAGGTTTGTTAGAAGCAATTCGTTGTTTACCGCAAAGATAG
- a CDS encoding PEP-CTERM sorting domain-containing protein has translation MGGVALICAATVLPAQAFTIDTRPGNGLIGAFMGEYDPYRGNTVGQTFIATNDNILNEFSFVLGNTGVPGGVDLGNVNFRAFVAAFDNTTNTIAGSILFESETKSTQISDNLENFSFEGLSLALTPGQEYVVFLSTLKDLDGIVDIVSVPSASNFTDGYEDGGGRIVQSGATSFSDLLTSPFSTDNAKGGDMVWTASFSSSSAVPEPTTILGTLAFGSLGAGSWLKRPQKGEKA, from the coding sequence ATGGGGGGGGTAGCGCTTATATGTGCAGCTACAGTACTGCCAGCGCAAGCATTTACAATCGATACTAGACCTGGTAATGGATTGATTGGTGCTTTTATGGGAGAGTATGATCCCTATCGTGGAAACACAGTTGGACAAACTTTTATTGCTACTAATGACAATATTCTGAACGAATTTTCTTTTGTATTGGGGAACACGGGCGTACCAGGTGGTGTGGATCTGGGCAATGTAAATTTTCGAGCTTTTGTTGCTGCTTTTGATAACACAACCAATACTATAGCTGGTTCTATTTTGTTTGAAAGTGAGACTAAATCAACCCAAATTAGCGATAACCTGGAAAACTTTAGCTTTGAGGGGTTGAGTTTAGCTCTAACTCCTGGTCAAGAATATGTCGTTTTTCTTAGTACGCTCAAAGATCTAGATGGGATAGTTGATATAGTTAGTGTGCCTTCTGCATCTAATTTTACCGACGGATATGAAGATGGTGGTGGCAGGATAGTCCAGAGTGGCGCGACTAGTTTCTCGGATTTACTGACTTCGCCCTTCTCTACTGATAACGCAAAAGGAGGTGATATGGTATGGACAGCTTCTTTCTCTTCTTCTAGCGCCGTTCCTGAACCAACTACCATTTTGGGTACGTTAGCCTTTGGTAGCTTGGGTGCTGGTTCTTGGCTCAAGCGCCCTCAGAAAGGTGAAAAGGCTTAA
- a CDS encoding superoxide dismutase, with protein MAFEQPPLPYDSKALEPHMSAETFSYHYGKHHAAYVANLNKLVQDTELASKSLEEVIKASYNDSSKTGIFNNAAQTWNHTFFWNSMKPGGGGQPTGELAEKINAAFGSFDKFKEEFKNAATTQFGSGWAWLVKDGDTLKITKTPNAENPLVHGQTPLLTLDVWEHAYYLDYQNKRPDFIQVYLDNLVNWDFAAHNLAA; from the coding sequence ATGGCATTTGAACAACCACCTTTACCTTACGATTCCAAGGCACTAGAGCCACATATGTCGGCTGAAACCTTCAGCTATCATTATGGCAAGCATCATGCTGCTTATGTCGCTAATCTCAACAAATTGGTGCAAGATACCGAACTAGCAAGTAAATCCTTAGAGGAAGTCATCAAAGCTAGCTACAATGATTCCAGCAAAACTGGCATCTTCAATAATGCTGCTCAAACTTGGAATCACACATTCTTCTGGAATTCAATGAAACCAGGTGGTGGCGGTCAACCAACTGGAGAATTAGCCGAAAAAATCAATGCTGCTTTCGGTAGCTTTGATAAATTCAAAGAAGAGTTCAAAAACGCTGCAACTACCCAGTTTGGTAGCGGTTGGGCTTGGTTAGTCAAAGATGGTGATACCCTCAAAATTACTAAAACCCCTAACGCCGAAAATCCTCTAGTCCACGGACAAACCCCGTTATTGACTTTGGATGTGTGGGAACACGCCTATTATCTAGATTATCAAAACAAACGCCCTGATTTTATCCAAGTTTATCTCGATAACTTAGTTAACTGGGATTTTGCGGCTCACAACTTGGCTGCTTAA
- a CDS encoding GNAT family N-acetyltransferase encodes MIKFKLDRLLTIQVKNITTVVNPVIRIAQREDLPAIIEIYNSTIPSRIVTADLEPISWQSRLNWFEEHDSNTRPLLVLELEKRAIGWLSLQSFYGRPAYQATAEVSIYIANSYSRKGWGSYLLKHSLEMCPKWQVNTLLGFIFAHNYPSLNLFQKFQFQQWGYFPKVAKLDGLERDLIIMGLRVN; translated from the coding sequence TTGATTAAGTTTAAACTCGATCGCTTATTAACTATTCAAGTCAAAAATATTACCACCGTGGTTAATCCAGTCATTAGAATTGCCCAGAGAGAAGATTTACCCGCAATAATTGAAATTTATAATTCGACTATTCCCAGTCGGATAGTAACAGCAGATCTGGAACCAATTTCCTGGCAAAGTCGGCTTAATTGGTTTGAAGAACACGATTCAAATACTCGACCTTTACTAGTTTTAGAACTAGAAAAAAGAGCGATCGGCTGGCTGAGTTTACAATCTTTTTATGGTAGACCTGCATACCAAGCCACAGCCGAAGTAAGTATCTATATTGCTAACAGCTACTCTCGTAAAGGTTGGGGTTCTTATCTACTAAAACATAGTTTAGAGATGTGTCCTAAATGGCAAGTGAATACTTTACTAGGATTCATTTTTGCTCATAATTATCCCAGTTTAAATTTGTTCCAAAAATTCCAGTTTCAACAATGGGGATATTTCCCAAAAGTAGCAAAACTAGATGGGTTAGAACGAGATTTAATAATTATGGGCTTGAGAGTGAACTAA
- a CDS encoding tetratricopeptide repeat-containing S1 family peptidase encodes MKKHLKEAKYLVIIVSGAIASAITLPAIAKTPEEVGQIACDVSVQINSTGNSGDGSGVIIAKNGDIYTVLTANHVKRDVGVNPIVQPCSDSKSHSVLSFQSLGDLNNQQDPDLAVLTFKATDNYKTATLGDSSQIKLGSNIYVFGYPVEGIGANRKRGSDREARFSPGSVVSIRKKALNGNFIVYNAVTKGGMSGGPVFDVEGRVVAVHTSGDLEEGQGQVESGQTVTVRVKTGTNAGVPISAFLAKRGQIGTNVQNVAVNNEPSTEKPEEKLKNPQSTGDFVVAGMVESEKGDDKAAIDSFSEAIKRDSNSAEAYYRRGISKYRRGDKQGAVEDYGEAIKLNPDYSNAYYNRASIRFFELNDYPGAVADYTEALRLNPNDAISYFNRAAARSKLKDREGVVADFTEAIRVKPTYVEAYIERGRFRNTLGDRKGAIEDFTSAIELAPENTVNHPIALYNRAAVRRNIKDLTGAVEDFQKASELFPGVNEPELAKKAADEVYWLNREIKFESDRKLNPSTPAPKPSNPAPDGGLNEPI; translated from the coding sequence GTGAAAAAACACTTAAAAGAAGCTAAATACTTAGTCATTATAGTCAGTGGTGCGATCGCTTCTGCGATAACACTTCCGGCGATCGCCAAAACTCCTGAAGAAGTTGGTCAAATTGCTTGCGATGTCAGCGTCCAAATCAATTCTACTGGAAATAGTGGTGATGGTTCGGGGGTAATTATTGCTAAAAATGGCGATATCTACACCGTATTGACGGCAAACCACGTCAAACGAGATGTAGGAGTAAATCCCATCGTTCAGCCTTGTAGCGATAGTAAAAGCCATTCTGTACTTAGTTTTCAAAGCTTGGGAGATTTAAATAATCAACAAGATCCAGATCTGGCTGTTTTAACGTTTAAAGCGACAGATAACTATAAAACTGCTACTTTAGGAGATTCTAGCCAAATCAAATTAGGTTCCAATATCTATGTCTTTGGCTATCCTGTAGAGGGAATTGGCGCTAATCGGAAACGAGGAAGCGATCGCGAAGCTAGATTTTCGCCAGGATCTGTCGTGAGTATTCGCAAAAAAGCCCTTAATGGTAACTTTATTGTCTATAATGCCGTTACCAAAGGGGGAATGAGTGGGGGACCCGTCTTTGATGTGGAAGGAAGAGTAGTAGCTGTCCACACCTCTGGTGACTTAGAAGAAGGTCAAGGACAGGTAGAAAGCGGACAAACAGTGACTGTAAGAGTCAAAACTGGCACGAATGCGGGAGTTCCTATTTCTGCCTTTTTAGCTAAACGCGGACAAATCGGCACAAACGTGCAAAATGTGGCAGTCAATAACGAGCCAAGCACTGAGAAACCCGAAGAAAAACTCAAAAACCCGCAATCGACTGGTGATTTTGTTGTCGCTGGGATGGTAGAAAGCGAGAAAGGAGATGATAAAGCAGCGATTGACAGCTTCTCGGAAGCAATTAAGCGGGATAGTAACTCAGCCGAAGCCTACTACAGACGGGGAATATCTAAATATCGTCGGGGAGATAAACAAGGTGCAGTAGAGGACTACGGAGAAGCAATTAAACTCAATCCAGATTATAGTAATGCTTACTACAATCGCGCTTCCATTCGCTTTTTTGAGCTAAATGATTATCCAGGTGCAGTAGCTGACTATACCGAAGCTTTACGTCTCAATCCCAATGATGCTATCTCTTACTTTAACCGTGCTGCGGCTCGTTCTAAACTCAAAGATCGCGAAGGGGTAGTAGCAGACTTCACCGAAGCAATTCGCGTCAAACCTACCTATGTGGAAGCTTATATCGAAAGAGGCAGATTTAGAAATACTTTAGGCGATCGCAAGGGTGCAATTGAAGATTTTACCTCAGCCATTGAGTTAGCACCAGAAAATACAGTAAATCACCCCATTGCCCTGTATAACCGTGCTGCTGTCCGTCGGAATATTAAAGACTTAACAGGTGCAGTTGAAGATTTCCAAAAAGCCTCTGAACTATTTCCTGGTGTAAATGAACCAGAACTAGCTAAAAAAGCCGCAGATGAAGTTTATTGGCTAAATAGGGAAATAAAGTTTGAGAGCGATCGCAAACTCAATCCCTCAACTCCCGCACCAAAACCATCTAATCCGGCTCCAGATGGCGGTTTAAACGAACCAATCTAA
- a CDS encoding M28 family peptidase codes for MDANLTENLHTHLQEIVRERDPYFNTLGHFYVKQYIHKQLSQWGNVETHEFQDRGQTFENLILNLPSATEEKQPPILIGAHYDSVPGTLGADDNGTGVAVLLELARLFAAKPLKYPVRLVAFDLEEYGLLGSTAYATKLHAQKEPLRLMISLEMLGYFDDRPGSQTYPSPLQYLYPNRGDFIALIGNWSTITDLMRLSGKIRQTGTACQWLPVPNRGSIVPMSRNSDHAPFWDRGYPAMMVTDTAFLRNPHYHQPSDRLDTLNFDFLTGVCQGLAHSLSYL; via the coding sequence ATGGATGCTAATTTAACCGAAAATTTACATACCCATCTTCAAGAGATAGTCAGAGAACGCGATCCATATTTCAATACATTAGGACATTTTTATGTAAAACAATACATTCACAAACAACTATCTCAGTGGGGTAATGTAGAAACTCATGAATTTCAAGATCGAGGTCAAACCTTTGAGAATTTAATTCTTAATTTACCTAGTGCTACTGAAGAAAAACAGCCTCCGATTCTAATTGGCGCACATTATGACAGCGTACCAGGTACGCTAGGTGCAGATGATAATGGGACTGGAGTAGCAGTTTTATTAGAATTAGCCAGATTATTTGCCGCTAAACCTTTAAAATATCCAGTTAGATTAGTAGCTTTCGATTTAGAAGAGTATGGATTGTTGGGTAGTACCGCCTATGCGACTAAGTTACACGCCCAAAAAGAACCTCTGAGATTAATGATTTCCTTAGAGATGTTGGGATATTTTGACGATCGCCCTGGTTCTCAAACCTACCCATCACCTCTACAATACCTCTACCCCAATCGAGGAGACTTTATTGCATTGATAGGCAATTGGTCTACCATTACCGATTTGATGCGCTTGAGTGGCAAAATTAGGCAAACTGGAACCGCTTGTCAATGGCTACCCGTACCCAATAGAGGTTCAATCGTACCTATGAGTCGAAATAGCGATCATGCACCATTTTGGGATCGGGGTTACCCAGCTATGATGGTCACAGATACAGCTTTTTTACGCAATCCCCACTATCACCAGCCGAGCGATCGCCTAGATACTTTAAACTTTGATTTTCTCACAGGTGTCTGCCAGGGTCTTGCCCATAGCTTATCGTATTTGTAA
- a CDS encoding anti-sigma factor: MIGSHGLEEWHGLLASYVLGDLTSEEVAMVHELLESHPDLADEVRCLRETLALLPLSLPESSPAAELGAKILEAAQAEAIAQDAAPVMAIPRLRSRKPNIWLGLGSTIAASVLIGLGWWNYQLNQQIASLNQKLAQNRQNDRQIAILKQELVQYQQTIALLRQPNNSLVSLHGMGKTPKAAGSMVVVPKSQTVVLTIENLTPPPQGQVYRLWAMSGDKKINCGDFQPDSKGKVLVQLPMDSSMPAISAAKITIEPLKSLPKPTGATVMEGNLSI; encoded by the coding sequence ATGATAGGCTCACACGGACTCGAAGAATGGCACGGTCTTTTGGCAAGTTACGTCCTTGGCGATTTGACTTCAGAAGAAGTGGCGATGGTACATGAATTGCTAGAATCCCATCCCGATTTAGCAGACGAAGTGAGATGCTTGCGGGAAACCTTAGCATTGCTGCCTCTGAGCTTACCAGAAAGTTCACCTGCCGCAGAGTTGGGAGCAAAAATTCTAGAAGCGGCTCAAGCAGAAGCGATCGCACAAGATGCAGCGCCAGTCATGGCGATTCCTCGGCTAAGGAGCCGTAAACCAAATATCTGGCTGGGTTTGGGCAGCACTATCGCCGCTAGCGTACTCATTGGTTTAGGTTGGTGGAATTATCAGCTTAATCAGCAAATCGCCAGCTTGAATCAAAAACTAGCTCAAAATCGCCAAAATGATCGGCAAATAGCGATTTTGAAGCAGGAATTAGTCCAGTATCAGCAGACTATCGCCTTGCTACGCCAACCAAATAATAGCTTAGTCAGCCTGCATGGGATGGGCAAAACTCCCAAAGCAGCAGGGAGTATGGTAGTTGTACCTAAATCTCAAACAGTCGTCCTAACGATTGAAAATCTCACACCACCACCTCAAGGACAAGTTTACAGATTATGGGCAATGAGTGGGGATAAAAAGATTAACTGTGGAGATTTTCAGCCTGACTCTAAAGGAAAGGTTTTAGTGCAATTACCAATGGATAGTTCTATGCCAGCAATATCAGCAGCTAAGATTACTATTGAGCCGTTGAAGTCTCTCCCAAAACCTACAGGTGCAACTGTGATGGAGGGGAATTTATCGATTTAA